The proteins below are encoded in one region of Effusibacillus dendaii:
- a CDS encoding DUF1657 domain-containing protein, which translates to MTIATQVKTTLASLKSAQANLESFALNTQNKQAKQVFSQAAQTTQSVVDTLEQRVTQLEKEEPQFKGF; encoded by the coding sequence ATGACGATTGCTACACAGGTGAAAACCACGCTGGCGTCTTTGAAAAGCGCACAAGCCAATCTGGAATCGTTTGCGTTAAACACTCAAAACAAACAGGCGAAACAGGTGTTTTCGCAGGCTGCCCAAACTACTCAGTCGGTTGTTGATACGCTGGAACAACGGGTAACGCAACTGGAGAAAGAGGAGCCGCAATTTAAAGGTTTCTAA
- a CDS encoding DUF421 domain-containing protein, whose product MPEWLNILIRSVVSLAYLLFLTRLIGKRQLSQMTFFEYTVGITIGSIAAVIATDLDGPIIYGLLAMTIYGLVPILLAWLALKSKWLRDLIGGRSTVLIKNGKIMEDNLRKERMSVEELMQHLRMKNAFQAADVEFAVLEANGSVSALLKSDNQPITPKHMGQQVAPVKEPQTVILDGEIMDEPLATIGFNRQWLKTELEKTGVALENVFLGQVDGNGQLYVDLYDDKIQVPQPQILKQVHAVLKKCQADLELYALAAQDQTVKQTFERDAKRMQEMIEQLTPLMTR is encoded by the coding sequence ATGCCTGAATGGTTGAATATTCTGATTCGGTCCGTTGTGTCGCTTGCCTATCTGCTTTTTTTGACCAGGTTGATCGGTAAACGGCAACTGTCACAGATGACGTTTTTTGAATATACGGTCGGGATTACAATCGGTTCTATCGCGGCTGTCATTGCAACCGATCTGGATGGTCCTATCATATATGGCTTATTGGCAATGACGATTTACGGACTGGTGCCGATTCTTTTGGCATGGTTGGCGCTGAAGAGCAAATGGCTGCGGGATTTGATTGGGGGCCGCTCTACAGTACTGATTAAAAACGGCAAAATTATGGAGGATAATCTTAGGAAAGAGAGGATGTCCGTTGAGGAACTGATGCAGCATCTCCGTATGAAAAATGCGTTTCAGGCGGCCGATGTGGAGTTTGCTGTATTAGAAGCGAACGGTTCCGTCAGTGCATTGCTTAAATCGGATAACCAGCCGATCACCCCGAAACATATGGGACAGCAGGTGGCGCCGGTAAAAGAGCCGCAAACGGTTATTCTGGACGGTGAAATTATGGATGAACCGCTTGCAACGATCGGGTTCAACCGGCAGTGGTTAAAGACGGAACTGGAAAAAACGGGGGTTGCCCTGGAAAATGTGTTTTTGGGACAGGTAGATGGCAACGGTCAACTCTACGTGGACTTGTATGATGATAAAATTCAGGTTCCGCAGCCGCAAATTTTGAAACAGGTTCATGCGGTGTTGAAGAAATGCCAGGCAGACTTGGAACTGTACGCGTTAGCTGCGCAAGATCAGACCGTCAAACAGACGTTTGAGCGAGACGCCAAACGGATGCAGGAAATGATTGAGCAGTTGACCCCATTGATGACGCGATAA